From the genome of Geobacter sp. SVR, one region includes:
- a CDS encoding branched-chain amino acid aminotransferase gives MEITITPLPADKIKDKIKDQAQLGFGKYFTDRMLLVEWKAGQGWVDARVKPHEPFQLDPACAVLHYAQEIFEGLKAYKWDDGRVALFRPEMNARRFNQSAERICMPAVPEELFLKGIEQLVALEKDWIPTAPETSLYIRPAMIAVDPVLGVKPSDHYYFFVILSPVGAYYAAGFNPVNILVEDRYVRAVPGGTGEAKTGGNYASSLMAAQEAKKKGFDQVLWLDGRERRYIEEVGAMNMFFAYGNKIVTAPLTGTILSGVTRDSVLTLAPTLGYEVEERLIDIAELMADIRAGKVTEAFGSGTAAVITPVGKLCYKDECLQLTGGRVGDITQKLYDTLTGIQTGKIKDEFGWVRFVA, from the coding sequence ATGGAGATCACGATTACCCCGCTGCCCGCGGACAAGATCAAGGACAAGATCAAGGATCAGGCTCAACTCGGCTTTGGTAAGTATTTTACCGACCGGATGCTGCTTGTCGAGTGGAAGGCAGGCCAGGGGTGGGTCGATGCGCGCGTCAAGCCTCACGAGCCGTTTCAGTTGGATCCGGCCTGTGCAGTGTTGCACTATGCCCAGGAGATCTTCGAGGGTCTCAAGGCTTACAAGTGGGACGACGGTCGCGTGGCCCTGTTCCGCCCCGAAATGAATGCCCGCCGCTTCAACCAGTCCGCCGAACGCATTTGCATGCCGGCGGTTCCGGAGGAGCTGTTCCTGAAAGGGATCGAGCAGTTGGTCGCCCTGGAAAAGGACTGGATTCCGACTGCACCCGAAACCTCGCTCTACATTCGTCCGGCCATGATCGCCGTTGATCCGGTTCTGGGGGTCAAGCCCTCCGATCATTACTACTTCTTCGTCATCCTTTCGCCGGTGGGGGCCTATTACGCCGCCGGCTTCAATCCGGTCAACATCCTCGTGGAGGACCGCTATGTGCGTGCCGTCCCGGGAGGAACCGGCGAGGCCAAGACCGGCGGAAACTACGCCAGTTCGCTGATGGCCGCCCAGGAAGCCAAGAAAAAGGGCTTCGACCAGGTGCTCTGGCTGGATGGCCGCGAACGGCGCTACATCGAAGAAGTGGGCGCCATGAACATGTTCTTTGCCTACGGCAACAAGATCGTCACCGCCCCCCTGACCGGTACGATCCTGTCCGGCGTCACCCGCGATTCGGTGCTGACCCTGGCGCCGACCTTAGGATACGAGGTTGAGGAACGCCTGATCGACATCGCAGAACTGATGGCCGACATCCGGGCCGGCAAGGTAACCGAAGCCTTTGGCAGCGGAACCGCCGCCGTGATCACTCCGGTCGGCAAACTCTGCTACAAGGACGAGTGCCTGCAGTTGACCGGGGGACGGGTGGGTGATATCACCCAGAAACTGTACGATACCCTGACAGGCATCCAGACCGGCAAGATCAAGGACGAATTCGGCTGGGTCAGGTTCGTGGCCTGA
- a CDS encoding MBL fold metallo-hydrolase: MKICSLASGSKGNCLYVETGETRVLIDAGMSLRETVLRMEGCGLDPVGVHAVLVTHEHIDHIRSAGSFARKFKVPVVASHLVRRKAEHYFKKTQVLEFESGSAFSFRDLRIDPFPITHDACDPVGYVLESREGCCGSATDLGVVTRLVMEKLRGCRCLNLESNHDVEMLMNGPYPWELKQRIKSRHGHLSNVESLELLHELAHDGLEALVMAHLSEVNNHPDHVVATTRSFLADQNICAPSVVIGDQYKASAVLEI; the protein is encoded by the coding sequence GTGAAAATCTGTTCGCTGGCCAGCGGCAGCAAGGGAAATTGTCTCTATGTGGAGACCGGCGAAACCCGCGTGCTGATCGATGCAGGCATGTCGCTGCGCGAGACCGTACTGCGCATGGAGGGCTGCGGGCTCGATCCTGTTGGCGTCCATGCGGTGCTAGTCACTCATGAGCATATCGACCATATCCGCAGTGCCGGTTCGTTTGCGCGCAAGTTCAAGGTGCCGGTGGTCGCCAGCCACCTGGTGCGCCGCAAGGCCGAGCATTACTTCAAAAAGACGCAGGTGCTCGAATTCGAATCGGGCAGCGCATTCTCCTTCAGGGACCTCCGCATCGATCCTTTCCCGATTACCCATGACGCCTGCGATCCGGTCGGCTATGTCCTCGAATCCCGGGAGGGATGCTGCGGTTCCGCCACCGACCTGGGGGTGGTCACCCGTCTGGTCATGGAGAAGCTGCGCGGCTGCCGCTGCCTGAACCTGGAATCGAATCACGACGTGGAGATGCTGATGAACGGCCCCTATCCCTGGGAGCTGAAACAACGCATCAAGTCGCGCCACGGTCATCTTTCCAATGTCGAGTCGCTGGAACTCCTGCACGAGCTGGCCCACGACGGCCTGGAGGCATTGGTTATGGCCCATCTGTCGGAGGTTAACAATCACCCCGATCATGTGGTGGCGACCACTCGATCCTTTCTGGCCGACCAGAACATTTGCGCACCGTCGGTGGTGATCGGCGACCAGTATAAGGCCAGCGCGGTGCTGGAAATCTAG
- a CDS encoding metal-dependent hydrolase, which produces MKRFSLVVAAVLLSLCLYGVAMAGPTEITWFGQSAFRVTTPAGKVVLIDPWIVNPANPNGQKDLESLNRVDLILLTHGHGDHIGNTVEIAKRTGAKLVATFDLMKAMVSYAGFPEKQADRALTGSFGGEIPLLDGEVSVRFVPAVHGGSMDTEKGPVYAGQPGGFLISVKNGPRIYHTGDTDLFNDMALLSGSVDLMMVCIGDKFTMGPRLAAQAVKLIRPRMAVPMHFGTFPALTGTPQQFKVELDKLKLGKTMRQMKVGETLVWK; this is translated from the coding sequence ATGAAGAGATTTTCGCTGGTCGTCGCTGCTGTGCTGCTGTCCCTCTGTCTGTACGGTGTCGCCATGGCCGGCCCGACCGAAATTACCTGGTTCGGCCAGTCCGCTTTCCGGGTTACGACGCCGGCCGGGAAAGTCGTGCTGATCGATCCCTGGATTGTGAATCCGGCCAATCCCAATGGCCAGAAGGATCTGGAGTCGCTCAACCGGGTGGACCTGATCCTGCTGACCCACGGGCATGGCGACCATATCGGCAATACGGTAGAAATAGCCAAACGGACCGGAGCCAAGCTGGTGGCCACCTTTGACTTGATGAAAGCCATGGTCAGCTATGCCGGTTTTCCGGAAAAGCAGGCCGACCGCGCCCTGACCGGCAGCTTCGGCGGCGAAATCCCTCTGCTTGACGGCGAGGTGTCGGTGCGCTTTGTCCCGGCAGTGCACGGCGGCAGCATGGATACCGAAAAAGGACCGGTCTATGCCGGTCAGCCGGGGGGCTTTCTGATTTCGGTCAAAAACGGGCCCCGCATCTACCACACCGGCGATACCGACCTGTTCAACGACATGGCGCTTTTGTCCGGCAGCGTGGACCTGATGATGGTTTGTATCGGCGACAAGTTCACCATGGGACCGCGCCTGGCTGCCCAGGCGGTCAAGCTGATCCGCCCCCGCATGGCAGTACCGATGCACTTCGGCACCTTCCCGGCCCTGACCGGCACGCCCCAGCAGTTCAAGGTGGAATTGGACAAGCTGAAGCTCGGCAAGACGATGCGACAGATGAAGGTGGGGGAGACGCTGGTGTGGAAATGA
- a CDS encoding pyruvate carboxylase, whose amino-acid sequence MQKQRFRKVMAANRGEIAIRIFRACTELGIGTVAIYSEEDKLSLHRYKADEAYQVGKGKAPIDAYLGIDEIIALALKADVDAIHPGYGFLAENAEFAEKCEANGITFIGPTADMQRALGDKVAGRKAAIAAGVNVVPGTEEPITKEEEALKFAKDHGYPIIIKAAAGGGGRGMRVAHNKKELLEGLVAAGSEAKASFGNAAVFLERYLANPKHIEVQVLGDNYGNLVHFFERDCSVQRRHQKVVEFAPALCLTQTQREELCTAALKIAGQVRYRNAGTVEFLVDQEGNHYFIEMNPRIQVEHTVTEMITGRNLVQNQILVACGHKLSDPEINIPSQSAIDMRGYAIQCRITTEDPANNFSPDFGTLTTYRSAAGCGIRLDAGNAFTGSKITPHYDSLLVKVSSWGLSFQDAAHIMNRALQEFRVRGVKTNIGFLENVVTHPVFLKGNCDTSFIDKHPELLQFREKKDRASKVLSFLGDVVVNGSPGIVKPLKSADLIEARLPEIDYTRPRPAGSRDLLMTLGAEGLSKWILEQKKLLLTDTSMRDAHQSNLATRVRTYDLLRIAEPTSYLGADLFSLECWGGATFDVSMRFLKEDPWQRLHKLSEAVPNILFQMLLRGSNAVGYTNYPDNVVEKFVEEAANSGVDIFRVFDSLNWTKGMQVAMEAVRKTGKVCEAAICYTGDITDPKRDKYPLEYYIGMAKELEAMGAHILAIKDMAGLLKPLAAYKLVKALKENIGIPVHLHTHDTSSNGSATLLKAAEAGVDIVDAALSSLSGLTAQPNLNALVATLEGSERDPQVNAPGLQKLANYWETVRDYYAPFESGLKSGTAEVYHHEIPGGQYSNYKPQVAGLGLIERWDECKEMYHKVNMLFGDIVKVTPSSKVVGDMAMFLVKNDLQPEDVFTKGAELAFPESVVGMFKGMLGQPYQGWPEELQKIILKGEQPITCRPGELLEPVDFFEERLKLEEKLGHKVDDKALISSILYPHVYPEFDRHRQEFSDTAVIPTPIFFYGLEPGQETSLDLEPGKTLIIKLNAIGKVQKDGTRAVYFELNGNNRSVVVRDQSAQTDEAVRVKADKGNAGHIGAPMPGKVLKVNVKAGDVVKAGDVLIVTEAMKMETNIKAKADGTVAEVKFKEGEKVEKEDLVIVMG is encoded by the coding sequence ATGCAGAAACAGAGATTCCGCAAGGTCATGGCAGCCAACCGCGGCGAGATCGCCATCCGTATCTTCCGGGCCTGCACCGAGTTGGGCATCGGCACGGTCGCCATCTATTCCGAGGAGGACAAGCTCTCGCTGCACCGCTACAAGGCGGATGAGGCTTATCAGGTCGGCAAGGGCAAGGCCCCCATTGACGCCTACCTGGGGATCGACGAAATCATTGCCCTGGCGCTCAAGGCCGATGTGGATGCCATCCATCCCGGTTACGGTTTTCTGGCGGAAAATGCCGAATTCGCCGAGAAATGCGAAGCCAACGGCATCACCTTCATCGGCCCCACCGCCGACATGCAGCGCGCTCTGGGTGACAAGGTGGCCGGCCGCAAAGCGGCCATTGCGGCCGGTGTCAACGTGGTGCCCGGCACCGAGGAGCCGATCACCAAAGAGGAGGAGGCTCTCAAATTCGCCAAGGACCACGGCTATCCGATCATCATCAAGGCCGCGGCCGGCGGCGGCGGACGGGGCATGCGGGTGGCCCACAACAAGAAGGAACTGCTGGAAGGGCTGGTGGCGGCCGGCAGCGAGGCCAAGGCCTCCTTCGGCAATGCCGCCGTATTCCTGGAGCGCTACCTGGCCAACCCCAAGCATATCGAGGTGCAGGTGCTGGGAGACAACTACGGCAACCTGGTGCATTTCTTCGAGCGCGACTGCTCGGTGCAGCGCCGCCATCAGAAGGTGGTCGAGTTCGCGCCGGCGCTCTGCCTGACCCAGACCCAGCGTGAGGAGCTCTGCACCGCGGCCCTCAAGATCGCCGGGCAGGTCAGATACCGCAACGCCGGTACGGTTGAGTTTCTGGTGGACCAGGAGGGTAATCACTACTTCATCGAGATGAATCCCCGCATTCAGGTCGAGCATACCGTGACCGAGATGATCACCGGCCGCAACCTGGTGCAGAATCAGATCCTGGTGGCCTGCGGACACAAACTCTCCGACCCGGAGATCAACATCCCCTCCCAGAGCGCCATCGACATGCGCGGCTATGCCATCCAGTGCCGCATCACCACCGAGGACCCGGCCAATAATTTCTCCCCCGATTTCGGCACCCTGACCACCTATCGTTCGGCAGCCGGCTGCGGTATACGCCTGGATGCGGGCAACGCCTTCACCGGCTCCAAGATCACCCCCCACTACGATTCGTTGCTGGTCAAGGTAAGTTCCTGGGGGCTGTCGTTCCAGGACGCGGCCCACATCATGAACCGCGCCCTGCAGGAATTCCGCGTACGCGGAGTCAAGACCAACATCGGCTTTCTGGAGAACGTTGTCACCCATCCGGTGTTCCTGAAAGGCAACTGCGACACCTCCTTCATCGATAAGCATCCGGAGCTGCTGCAGTTCCGCGAGAAGAAGGATCGCGCCAGCAAGGTGCTCTCCTTCCTGGGGGACGTGGTCGTCAACGGTTCTCCCGGCATCGTCAAGCCGCTCAAGTCGGCCGACCTGATCGAAGCCCGCCTGCCGGAGATCGACTACACCCGGCCGCGCCCGGCCGGCAGCCGCGACCTGCTGATGACGCTGGGGGCCGAGGGGCTCTCCAAGTGGATCCTGGAGCAGAAGAAACTGCTGTTGACCGACACCAGCATGCGCGATGCCCACCAGTCCAATCTGGCCACCCGCGTGCGTACCTACGACCTGCTCAGGATCGCCGAGCCGACCTCCTACCTGGGGGCGGACCTGTTTTCGCTGGAATGCTGGGGGGGCGCCACCTTTGACGTCTCCATGCGCTTTCTGAAGGAAGACCCCTGGCAGCGTCTCCACAAGCTGTCCGAGGCGGTTCCCAACATCCTGTTCCAGATGCTGCTGCGCGGTTCCAATGCCGTCGGCTACACCAACTATCCCGACAACGTGGTCGAAAAGTTCGTGGAAGAGGCAGCCAATTCGGGGGTCGATATCTTCCGGGTGTTCGACTCCCTCAACTGGACCAAAGGCATGCAGGTGGCCATGGAAGCGGTGCGCAAGACCGGCAAGGTCTGCGAGGCGGCCATCTGTTACACCGGCGACATCACCGACCCGAAGCGGGACAAATACCCGTTGGAGTACTACATCGGCATGGCCAAGGAACTGGAGGCAATGGGTGCCCATATCCTGGCCATCAAGGACATGGCCGGCCTGTTGAAGCCGCTGGCCGCCTACAAACTGGTCAAGGCCCTCAAGGAGAATATCGGCATCCCGGTGCACCTGCATACCCACGACACTTCCAGCAACGGCAGCGCCACGCTGCTCAAGGCGGCCGAGGCAGGAGTCGATATCGTGGATGCGGCCCTGTCGTCCCTGTCGGGGCTGACCGCCCAGCCCAACCTGAACGCCCTGGTGGCCACCCTGGAGGGAAGCGAGCGCGACCCGCAGGTCAACGCCCCCGGCCTGCAGAAGCTGGCCAACTATTGGGAGACGGTGCGCGACTACTACGCCCCCTTCGAGTCAGGCCTGAAAAGCGGCACGGCCGAGGTCTACCACCACGAGATTCCCGGCGGCCAGTACTCCAACTATAAGCCGCAGGTGGCCGGCCTCGGTCTGATCGAGCGCTGGGACGAGTGCAAGGAGATGTACCACAAGGTCAACATGCTCTTCGGCGACATCGTCAAGGTCACCCCCTCCTCCAAGGTGGTGGGGGACATGGCCATGTTCCTGGTCAAGAACGACCTGCAGCCTGAGGATGTCTTCACCAAGGGGGCAGAGCTGGCCTTTCCCGAGTCGGTGGTGGGCATGTTCAAGGGCATGCTCGGCCAGCCCTATCAGGGGTGGCCGGAAGAGCTGCAGAAGATCATCCTCAAGGGGGAGCAGCCGATCACTTGCCGTCCCGGCGAGCTGCTGGAGCCGGTGGATTTCTTCGAGGAGCGGCTGAAGTTGGAGGAAAAACTGGGCCATAAGGTGGACGACAAGGCTCTGATCTCCTCCATCCTCTACCCACACGTCTATCCCGAGTTCGACCGGCATCGCCAGGAATTTTCCGACACCGCGGTCATCCCGACCCCAATCTTCTTCTACGGTCTGGAGCCGGGTCAGGAGACCTCCCTCGACCTCGAGCCGGGCAAGACCCTGATCATCAAGCTGAACGCCATCGGCAAGGTCCAGAAGGACGGCACCCGGGCAGTGTACTTCGAACTGAATGGCAACAATCGCTCGGTGGTGGTCCGCGACCAGTCGGCCCAGACCGACGAGGCGGTGCGTGTCAAGGCCGACAAGGGCAACGCCGGCCATATCGGTGCGCCGATGCCGGGCAAGGTGCTCAAGGTCAACGTCAAGGCGGGCGATGTGGTCAAGGCCGGCGATGTGCTGATAGTGACCGAGGCCATGAAGATGGAGACCAACATCAAGGCCAAGGCGGACGGCACGGTGGCAGAGGTGAAGTTCAAGGAAGGGGAGAAGGTGGAGAAGGAAGACCTGGTCATCGTTATGGGCTGA
- the xerD gene encoding site-specific tyrosine recombinase XerD — protein sequence MNDYLDLFISYLTVEKGLSANTREAYSRDLARYLDFLEKKGCTTPAVVGAAEIAAFLGCLKEQGLGPRSRARCLSSIRMFHKFLMIENYADRNPASIIESPRTLHKLPEFLSSAEVDALFAVCAGHKQEEVRDLAMLELLYATGLRVSELVSLRLREVNLDAGYLLTIGKGNKERLVPIGESACEKVAVYLAQVRGRLDPASRNPFLFLSRLGDAMSRQAFWNIVKKRSYQAGIRKNISPHTLRHSFATHLLENGADLRSVQIMLGHADLSTTQIYTHVTLERLKKMHQQIHPRG from the coding sequence ATGAACGACTATCTGGACCTGTTCATCAGCTACCTGACCGTGGAAAAGGGGCTTTCCGCCAATACCCGGGAGGCCTACAGCCGGGATCTGGCCCGCTACCTGGATTTCCTCGAAAAAAAAGGATGCACCACCCCTGCCGTTGTCGGTGCCGCAGAGATCGCCGCGTTCCTGGGATGCCTCAAGGAGCAGGGGCTCGGTCCCCGCAGCCGAGCCCGCTGTCTGTCGTCGATCCGCATGTTTCACAAATTCCTGATGATCGAGAACTATGCCGACCGCAACCCGGCCTCGATCATCGAGTCCCCCCGCACGCTGCACAAGCTGCCCGAGTTTCTGAGTTCCGCCGAGGTGGATGCCCTCTTTGCCGTTTGCGCCGGGCACAAGCAGGAAGAGGTGCGCGACCTGGCCATGCTGGAGCTGTTGTACGCTACCGGGCTGCGGGTGTCCGAGCTGGTCAGCCTCCGGCTGCGGGAGGTGAATCTTGATGCCGGGTATCTGCTGACAATCGGCAAGGGCAACAAGGAACGGTTGGTGCCGATCGGCGAATCGGCCTGTGAAAAGGTGGCCGTCTATTTGGCGCAGGTGCGTGGCCGGCTCGACCCGGCCAGCCGGAACCCGTTCCTGTTTCTTTCGCGCCTGGGGGACGCCATGAGCCGCCAAGCCTTCTGGAACATCGTCAAGAAGCGCTCCTACCAGGCCGGCATCCGCAAGAACATCTCCCCCCACACCCTGCGGCACTCCTTTGCCACACATCTGCTGGAAAACGGTGCCGACCTTCGCAGCGTCCAGATCATGCTGGGGCACGCCGATCTTTCCACCACACAGATCTACACCCATGTCACCTTGGAGCGGCTGAAGAAAATGCACCAGCAGATCCATCCCCGGGGCTGA
- a CDS encoding ATP-binding protein: MSSPPPAFVQIAAERCSGCGRCVAACRQRIFTLEPRGRRKLAVMINRKPCDRCKRCIENCPTGALFTAPS, encoded by the coding sequence GTGAGCTCCCCTCCCCCTGCGTTCGTTCAGATAGCTGCCGAGCGCTGTTCCGGCTGCGGTCGCTGTGTGGCCGCCTGCAGGCAGCGCATCTTCACGCTTGAGCCCCGGGGGCGCCGCAAGCTGGCGGTGATGATAAACCGGAAGCCGTGCGACCGCTGCAAACGCTGCATTGAAAATTGCCCGACCGGGGCGCTTTTCACCGCTCCCTCCTGA
- a CDS encoding alpha/beta hydrolase, translated as MRTSMRDPLLDHPELSARYFYPWPNRFEGPFFVEGDGFRLGCRYLKISDDLPTIIHFHGNGESVADYLGGFEQAVCALGANLLLAEYRGYGMSSGTPVLAAMLDDVPLIVAASGVPPERIIFFGRSLGSLYALHGAALYPQAAGLIVESGLADPLERILVRVEPHQVGATPEELLATVDRCLNQRGKIAAFSGQVLVMHTRDDDLVSVDHAERLFVWANPPKRLLIFELGDHNTILTANHDAYFSAVGALIGQVAGTSQ; from the coding sequence ATGAGAACATCCATGCGCGACCCGTTGCTGGATCATCCCGAGCTCTCTGCCCGCTATTTCTACCCCTGGCCGAATCGCTTCGAGGGGCCTTTTTTCGTCGAAGGGGATGGTTTCCGTCTTGGTTGCCGCTACCTGAAGATATCCGACGATCTCCCCACCATCATCCATTTTCACGGCAACGGCGAGAGCGTGGCCGATTACCTGGGGGGGTTCGAGCAGGCTGTCTGCGCCCTGGGAGCCAACCTGCTGCTAGCCGAATACCGAGGCTACGGCATGTCCAGCGGCACACCGGTCCTGGCCGCCATGCTGGACGATGTGCCGCTGATTGTCGCAGCCAGCGGCGTGCCGCCGGAGCGGATCATCTTTTTCGGCCGCTCGCTCGGCTCGCTTTATGCCCTGCACGGTGCTGCCCTCTATCCGCAGGCTGCCGGCCTGATCGTGGAGAGCGGCCTGGCCGATCCGCTGGAAAGGATCCTGGTACGGGTCGAGCCGCACCAGGTGGGGGCCACACCGGAGGAGCTGCTGGCCACGGTGGACCGTTGTCTCAACCAGCGCGGGAAGATCGCCGCCTTCAGCGGTCAGGTGCTGGTGATGCATACCCGCGACGATGACCTTGTGTCGGTGGACCATGCCGAACGCCTGTTTGTCTGGGCCAATCCCCCCAAGCGGCTGCTGATTTTCGAGCTCGGCGATCATAACACCATTCTAACGGCCAATCACGACGCCTACTTCTCGGCCGTGGGAGCACTGATCGGACAGGTGGCGGGCACCAGCCAATGA
- the glnD gene encoding [protein-PII] uridylyltransferase, with amino-acid sequence MQFYVDPYFPDDIHAVGDAGMAGFEEKRPLYLSGCKNFLSHYREEIRTVHQGGASGTEITHLLCDMIDELVNKLFLSILDDIDSSRAAMEHVALVAVGGYGRGELNPYSDIDIMFLHDGSMPVSQVEDIAQKLLYFLWDMRLDVGYSVRVIADCVEMAAADNTVKTALMDVRYLNGSRQLYEALHKVIFTQILPKSSDKFIKEKMSELKVRREKYGSTVYLLEPNLKEGEGGLRDLQTAMWVARVKYKFNYPKELIIKGILSEDELETYYAALDYLWRIRNELHYFSGRKNDQLTFDAQVHLAGFLGYQDRDRVLAVEDFMRDYYRHANRVEHFSSSLVSRCVWRDEGALKILGYFVRRPVGDGCFVLKGELIVPDETVVEKNPVVLMRIFELAQKHGVTLNVRVKGLVRKNLHLVNDKFRRNRDVSQSFLNILSSTKGVAEALRRMHHLEFLNNYIPEMEHIYCKVQHDLYHIYTVDIHTLFAVEETERMLNNDLKKELPFPCEIAAQVGKRELLVLSVLFHDIGKGAGGGHAEKGAAMIPSICRRLGLSREDSERLAFLVRQHLLFAHISQRRDLNDERMIIQFARQMETSENLKMLFLLTVADVRAVGSDVWTSWKALLFQELYEKAFNVLERGDFRLEASSERVKGVMRKVTELLKDEFPPAKVQAELKAMPVRLLLSNNVPLISEHVRTLMGLERSDILMQVVHRPENGYSEFTICTPDMPGLFSRITGVMAANGVNILGAQINTCRNGKVLDILQVNSPHGELIVDEQRWQKVQNDMRRVIHGEADVALLVEKRQRPSLLTARPAPRFPTRIEFDNEVSEDYTVIDIYTHDKVGLLYLITSTLTHMGLYIGVSKISTKVDQVADVFYVRDIFGQKITDEGKLEEIKGRMIAAIDEWV; translated from the coding sequence ATGCAATTCTATGTCGACCCATATTTCCCCGACGATATTCATGCCGTCGGGGATGCCGGAATGGCCGGATTCGAGGAGAAACGTCCGCTGTACCTCTCCGGCTGCAAGAATTTTCTCAGCCATTATCGAGAAGAGATCCGCACGGTGCATCAAGGGGGCGCCTCGGGCACCGAAATTACGCACCTTTTGTGCGACATGATCGACGAACTGGTCAACAAGCTGTTTCTGTCGATTCTGGACGATATCGACAGCAGCCGCGCAGCCATGGAACACGTGGCACTGGTGGCTGTCGGCGGTTACGGGCGGGGAGAACTCAACCCCTACTCAGACATCGACATCATGTTCCTGCATGACGGCAGCATGCCGGTTTCCCAGGTGGAGGACATCGCCCAGAAACTGCTCTACTTCCTGTGGGACATGCGGCTGGATGTGGGGTATTCGGTACGTGTCATTGCCGATTGCGTCGAGATGGCCGCTGCAGACAACACGGTCAAGACCGCCCTGATGGACGTGCGTTACCTGAACGGTAGCCGGCAGCTGTACGAAGCGCTGCACAAGGTTATCTTCACCCAGATTCTACCCAAGTCCAGCGACAAGTTCATCAAGGAGAAGATGTCCGAGCTGAAGGTGCGGCGTGAAAAGTACGGCTCGACCGTGTATCTCCTGGAGCCCAACCTGAAGGAAGGGGAAGGTGGGCTGCGCGACCTGCAGACCGCCATGTGGGTAGCGCGGGTCAAGTACAAGTTCAACTATCCCAAGGAACTGATCATCAAAGGCATTCTCAGCGAAGATGAGCTGGAAACCTATTATGCCGCTCTCGATTACCTGTGGCGTATCCGCAACGAACTGCATTACTTCAGCGGACGCAAGAACGACCAGTTGACCTTCGATGCCCAGGTCCATCTGGCCGGATTCCTGGGATATCAGGACCGGGACCGGGTGCTGGCGGTGGAAGATTTCATGCGGGATTACTACCGCCATGCCAACCGGGTGGAGCATTTTTCTTCCAGCCTGGTTTCGCGCTGCGTCTGGCGGGACGAAGGGGCTCTGAAGATCCTGGGCTACTTCGTGCGGCGGCCGGTGGGGGATGGCTGTTTCGTGCTCAAGGGTGAGCTGATCGTTCCGGACGAAACGGTGGTGGAAAAGAATCCGGTGGTGCTGATGCGGATCTTCGAGCTGGCCCAGAAGCACGGCGTGACCCTGAATGTCCGCGTCAAGGGGCTGGTCCGCAAAAACCTGCACCTGGTCAACGACAAATTCCGCCGCAACCGCGACGTCAGCCAGTCCTTCCTCAACATCCTGAGCTCGACCAAAGGTGTGGCCGAAGCCTTGCGCAGGATGCACCACCTGGAGTTCCTCAACAACTACATCCCCGAGATGGAGCACATCTACTGCAAGGTGCAGCACGACCTGTATCACATCTACACCGTTGACATTCATACCCTGTTCGCCGTGGAAGAGACCGAGCGGATGCTGAACAACGACCTGAAAAAGGAACTGCCGTTCCCCTGCGAGATCGCGGCCCAGGTCGGAAAACGCGAGCTGCTGGTGCTGTCGGTCCTGTTCCATGACATTGGCAAAGGGGCCGGCGGAGGCCATGCCGAGAAGGGTGCGGCCATGATCCCGTCCATCTGCCGCCGGCTCGGTCTTTCCCGGGAAGACAGCGAACGCCTGGCATTCCTTGTTCGCCAGCACCTGCTCTTTGCCCACATCTCCCAGCGCCGTGACCTGAACGACGAGCGGATGATTATCCAGTTCGCCCGCCAGATGGAAACCAGTGAAAATCTGAAGATGCTCTTTCTGCTGACCGTAGCCGATGTCCGGGCGGTCGGTTCCGACGTCTGGACAAGCTGGAAGGCGCTTCTGTTCCAGGAACTGTACGAAAAGGCCTTCAACGTGCTGGAACGGGGCGATTTCCGCCTGGAGGCAAGCAGCGAGCGGGTCAAAGGCGTCATGCGCAAGGTAACGGAGCTGTTGAAGGACGAATTTCCGCCTGCCAAGGTGCAGGCCGAGCTCAAGGCCATGCCGGTGCGGCTGCTCCTGTCCAACAATGTCCCGCTGATTTCCGAACATGTCCGCACGCTGATGGGGCTGGAGCGGTCAGACATCCTGATGCAGGTGGTTCACCGCCCGGAAAACGGCTACTCCGAGTTCACCATCTGCACCCCCGATATGCCGGGGCTGTTTTCCCGCATCACCGGAGTGATGGCGGCCAACGGCGTCAACATCCTGGGTGCCCAGATCAATACCTGCCGCAACGGCAAGGTGCTGGACATCCTGCAGGTCAACTCCCCCCACGGTGAACTGATCGTTGATGAACAGCGCTGGCAGAAGGTGCAGAATGACATGCGTCGGGTGATCCATGGAGAGGCCGATGTGGCCCTGCTGGTGGAAAAGCGGCAGCGCCCCTCGCTCCTGACAGCCCGGCCGGCTCCCCGTTTCCCGACCCGGATCGAGTTCGATAACGAAGTCTCCGAGGACTACACCGTCATCGACATCTACACCCACGACAAGGTCGGCCTGCTGTACCTGATAACCAGCACCCTGACCCACATGGGGCTCTACATCGGCGTGTCCAAGATCTCGACCAAGGTCGATCAGGTGGCGGACGTCTTCTACGTGCGCGACATTTTCGGGCAGAAGATCACCGACGAAGGCAAGCTCGAAGAGATCAAGGGGCGCATGATCGCTGCCATCGACGAGTGGGTCTGA